The genomic segment GCTTTAAGCAAGATAATAGAAGGTTTTATTAATTTAGTCTTCTTGGGTTGGCTAAATCGTTTAACCGGTGGTTTTCTTTGGGCGGTAATACTGCTCTTTGTTTACAGCGCTGTTTTGTGGATGACAAATCAGGCCGGATTCATCTCGGCAGACTGGAAAATTAATTCTAAAACAGTTGGCAGCAGTCTGGAATTCGCGCCCAAATTAATGGGTATTTTCGGTGAGGTATTCCCTTTTATGAAAAGTTTATTTTCAGACATTGAACAGTTAATTATTGACTTTGCTTCTAATAAAAATAATAATCTCTAAGCATGATATTGATAATTGATAA from the Chitinophagaceae bacterium genome contains:
- a CDS encoding CvpA family protein, translating into MIFDILFFIIILYGFYMGYKKGLIYSIFGFFALFISITLALKFGFLAAEVLNERFEIQASYLPFLGFLVIFLITLVLVYALSKIIEGFINLVFLGWLNRLTGGFLWAVILLFVYSAVLWMTNQAGFISADWKINSKTVGSSLEFAPKLMGIFGEVFPFMKSLFSDIEQLIIDFASNKNNNL